Genomic window (Primulina eburnea isolate SZY01 chromosome 8, ASM2296580v1, whole genome shotgun sequence):
cAATATTGagtcatttcaaattctctcATCAAATGCTTTATCGAATTCGAATTTATATATGTACTTGTTTATATATTACAACTATATTAATTACAATGAATTTCAGATCCTTATAATATTATAGTCATTTGAAATTTTATCAAGATGTGTATAATTATAATGCAAATAAGTAGAAGATGGACTTGTGTAGgatcgagtgcttaccgctttaccaaaagttatagctaactcaaatattttaaaccgcacagcagcacaagcaccatggttcgatcgctctaccaagcaaggacagttattgcacccaacaatctcccccacaataattgcactccttgcaatcaatgggaatcgaacccatgaccttggctctgattccaattgtaggatcgagtgcttaccgctttaccaaaagctatagctagtggtaatggtgcaactcaaatattttaaaccgcacagcagcacaagcaccatggttcgattgctctaccaaacaaggacaattattacacccaaCAACTTGAGTTTTCGTTATTTATCTTATctaacaattaaaataaaattgaaatcaTGCGTTCAAAAGACTTAATGCATGTGCAACCTTAGGTTGCAATTGCATTAACATATTTGATTTGTGGAAATTTGATATATCAATTTCAGATAATacatatttcaaatatatttgaaattcatcataaTTATCATTGAAATTGCATAAAATAGCACCAAATAAATTTGAATTCGACTTAAATTTATTCGTTCGAACTTCCATCCATCCAAACACAAGATTATACTTCTAAATTCGTTTTATAGTTTTCAAATTATTAAAACATTAAAATTATCAAATAGGACTAGCGTGGAATAACTTGCGAGTCGACTCTTCCACTTGTACTTCTTTAGACGCATATTTTCAGTGTTCCAATTTATTCATATATCTTGCGCGGTGCTATTGTTGTTTatggaaataataataatagaataaacgatttcacgaatctttatatatgagacgaacgggtcaaccctaccgatattacaataaaaaatagtactcttagaataaaaagtaatattttttcacggaTAAACCAAAAAGAGATCTATCTCATAAAAtacaactcgtgagaccgtctcacacaaatttttatcgtaataataataataaacgaAGACTACTGAAATCCCCCCTTTTTCTAAATTCAGATTTTATCTAACAAAATATCGTAATTGAGAAATTAAGGGGGAGGAGATTGTCAAAATCTGGATTATTTAGCAATTAAATAATTCTACGGTCGACCAGAGACTTCGACCAAAGCTTTTAACCTTATTCACGTGGCTGCCCATTTTCTATTTTGCGTGATTGTTATGTTTTGGTACTTGACCAAATTATAAGCCCCGCAATTCTTATTTGAATATAAAATTGTTCTTTTCTTGAAACCAAAATTAGAATTTTAAAgtagattttatatatatataaaaaatataattgggtgggtctcatgtgagaccatctcacggatcttaatctgtgagacgggtcaactagagtatatacacaataaaaagtagagtgggtctcatatgagaccgtctcacggatcttaatctgtaagacgggtcaatcctacccatattcacaataaaaagtaatactcttagcataaaaagtaataaattttcatggatgacccaaataaaagatccgtctcacaaatatgacccgtgagatcgtctcacacaagtttttgcctaaaaagtaatattcttaacataaaaaataatattttttcatgtatgaccAAATAAtaaatctgtctcacaaatacgacacgtgagaccgtctcacacaaatttttgacaaaataataataacctcTTTGAACATCCTTGAAGTAGGAGAgatattttgggtataaaataaattaagtcGGGTAACTTCATTAATCATTAATCGATacatatgtgattttaaaatAAGTTCGGGTTAAAATTATTTTGATCCAATCCCAATAAATTGATCGACAAGGTTGAACAGAGGCTCATCAATTAAACCAAGCCATCTGAATTTTGGTTTGGTTGTGGGAAATTGAAGCAAATGACTGAGGAATTTCCTATTTATCGTGATAAATACATAATCATGTTGAGAGTTTGTTTTTTCTATTTTTGGgtattatttttcattgtttTAAGCATTCGTCTAAATTTAAGAGATCATAACCAACTATTAAATTTGAGCTTCAGGATCATTTTGTTTTTAACAGTTAAATTTTACGTTTTTATTCAATTTGATGcacatttcaaaaaaaaaaaaacaaaacagaaCAATGCCTATAGCGttacttaaaataaattaaatattctaATTGAATCATATTGTATAAAAAGTCAACGTTCTCAATTATTTTCAACCTGTGGACCATGGAATTTGACATGGTTTTAGACTAATGCAGTCTTCTCTTTGTGTTGGATTTGATGCATTCAATTTGCAACGAGAGATTTGATTTAGAGAAAAAATCGATACTCATCTTGAATGTATTTGAAGTTTatcataattattattaaaattatataacttgattggatttgaaattcatcgcTCAAATCATATTATTTCCGTCAAATCAAATTCATCAATCCAATCACAACATTTAGTTTTATCAATTCAAACAAGTCACAGAATTTGAAATACACCTTCTCAAATTTATCGATTCATGCACAACCTAATTCGATATTATTTTATACATTACTGTCCTATCATGTTTCTTGAAaacccaaaaatataaataaaatgtttgaaactgatgattttttaaaatttctttttttatttttgttattaaaacacttttttatcaaaaaaataaataaataaacgaaAACTAACAAAGCACTGAAAAATGTTTTGCACAGAAACTGCTGTAGGAAAATTTGTGCGAAGGGAGATGTAAACCACCATTCATTGACATGCAACAGCAAGTAAATAACTTCGGTAATAACACGGGAGACAATTAGCCTATGAATCTAAACACTAAAGAAGAACCAAAAATGGGAAAAATACATGATTTATTCATATTTGGAAAGAAAACTAAAAACTGAATATTGATATTCATCATGGTCTCAAAGATTATCTATTCTAAGTTATTTCCAAACAATAAGGATTTATCAAATAGAAAGCCATAAAAGAACGTGTGCATGAATGAATCTAACTAAAACACTGATTTCAGAGTAGAAGCATTTGAAAACGAGTCCTAACATCTTACCTTCGAGATCTACTGGTGAGACACCTTCCGCAGGAGATAAATTTTAGAAATGTGCGTGGATTCCTTGTTCTGATTCTCAATCTTGAAAGCTGCACGCGTGAGATGCAGTAAATATGAGTAATTTGTATGAGCATATTGCagaaataaataatcaagtatcTGTTAGTATGGAAGCATAACCATCCTAGCAAAAATTATTCAAATCTCCAGATGAAATTCACCATATTGCATTGCATTAACAGGATCATGTCTCTATGTACTAGACATGTAAGCATCCCATCCTCGTATCAATATTGACGAAATCGAGAAATTAGAAGGTAAGGTTGGAAGAAGActagataatatttttttataactgGACAAGTCTCCTTGTTTATTTTAAGGTCAAATGCGTGCAACTAGCTCATCTAACTTCACCATACGAACAATGTGTTTTTGTGTCGTGAACCCTATTGGGCATTAGTGTTACCAAAATAACAAcatttctgaaatcaaagcacgGACCTTTTTATTTTCTACATTTACCTTTCGACGTGAAACTGTTGGAGCACTCCAGCAAAACAATCTCCTTGATCTTGGTTCTAGTCTCCTGCAACGAAATCATTATATCCATATGGTATCATTGACAAAACTGCCATAATACATTGTTCAAACCAAAACAAAAGACCACCAGGAAATTATTGTGGTTGCCATTTACTAAGCCCTCTGAAGTTTTGTAGGAGTTGTTACTAAATAGATATTTATAAACACGAAGACACACACATACGCAGTTCCCCAAGTCAACTCCTACTCGCATACAGACTAAATAAACAGACCATCCAACCAGAGTCCAGAAAGTAACAAAAACTGGTAACAATAATAAGTATATGTCACCCAATTGAAGAGTGATACATACAGATTTTCTTGTTCAAGCTTTTCAGCAATGGAGACTGCCTTACGCTTTGACCATCCATTTTGTTGTGAACAAGCCTCTGTGTGCTGAATTACATGGGCAAGAGATAATCGGCTTCTAACAAGGCTAAGACTCTGATTTCTGTCTCCCAATTTTCTCTGACCAGGAAATGAAGTATTGGTAGACGTCTTCTGTGATGTTTCTCCAGCTAAAGCACTCTCATTCTTTTGCCTGTCTAAGTCTGCCATTTCATCACTGTTTTTAATACCGATATACTTTCCTGGAGAAGCTTCGATTTCAACAATTTCACTTCTACCCAACCTAGCAGAAGAAGCATCTTTATCTTGGAGCCTTCTGGTATCACTATGATTTGCCGATTTAATCCCATTACTAGCGAAAAGAATGGGTTCCAAATCTAAATGGGATGGAGCCTGAGATGCTTGTAATAAAATTGGTACAGCGCCAATATCTTTTCTTGTGTCGTATCTGATCTCTATGTTCACAGGGGATCTAAGGACTAACTCAAATGCTTGGAAGATGTACGAACTAAATTTTTCGGCCTTGGATTTTGTCAGCTGCGAATTGAACAGCAATTGCACAGTTGGAGCTGCCAAGAAAGGCCAGCTGTTAAGACAAAAAAACCCTAACATGTATGTTTTATTTAAGACATTGACAAAACcattctaatataaattatgCTCTTATGCTATGCAAGTTTTATCGCCAattctaatataaatatattattatccCAGGATAAGTTAATATACAAAAAACTACTTTTAAAGCATCGCTACAACAGTGGTGAAGTATGGCAGAAGACAGCATAATGCAATATGATAGTACCTGCACCATAACTGAGAGAGATCAGCTTTCCCTCCTGATACATGAACTCTTTTATGCTATTGATTGGGATTTTATCAAGCACTTCCAACCAAATTTCTTCGAGTTCGCGATGAAACTTACCTTGTACTTGaaacttatttattttatttttatcactGGAGGTGGTGTACACCTGTTGAGAAACCATTCCATTTCCGACATGACCCTTCTCCGCACTAACACCCTTGGCATTTTGATAAACATCTCCTGAACTTCCAGCTGGCATTTCAGCATTGCTTTTCCTTGGCCTCTCTTTTAAATTATCATTATTCAAGATTAGGGGACTGTGATTCATACTGGTATCAGCGGAGGAACTTGGTACAATGTACTGTTGATCGGGAGCCAGTTGCAGCAATGCAGCAGTCAGCCAAGTCATCTTGTCATTTGATACCCTCAGCTGTTTTTCTGCTTCCGACAATGTTTTCAGTGCTTGACGCAGTTTTTCCATGTCTTCTTTGGTTACTGTCAGTGCAAGGGGAGAACAAAGAATAAAGGTTTGGCTTACCCAAAGTTTTGAACTCTGAAAACTTGTAACATAAAGCGCATTACGTAATTCAAAACCGAAGGAAATGAAACAGCAATGACATGACATTTAACTACAGCATGCAGGACAGAGTAGGTTACAAGAAAAACATTTATCACAATGAAACATGTGGGGATCAAGAGATACTGGATCGTGGGACTTACATATTTGTCGCCGAAAAAACTTTCTTTTAGGTCTTCTTTTGTGAAAATCATAGTTTCCAGCAAGAATATCGGTTATGACTGTAGCAAGCTGTGACATTAATGCCAATGGCTCTACACCAGATTCCATAATCTCTCTAAGATTTTTCACTGTATTGACAGTGTCTGCAGATAGTGCCAAATCAAGTAGATCAACCAACTTCTCATCCGAAATAAGCCCAACCTATAAAACAATAGAAGAGTTTTGTTATACATTTTATGTCTGGAATAAATGAAGCCAAATAGAAGAAAGGTCATCTGTAACTCATGAGTAAGGTAAAGAAAGTAATCAAAAGCAAATACAAAGAGCCGAGATGGTGAGCAAGATCGGATTAGGGCCCCTACCAGTTCTTGAACCAGGCAAAGAGAAATTCTCTGTCCGAGCAAACTTAATTGCTCCAGAGTCATCTCAGCATCCCTCAAAGATCCATCTGACCTTGATGCCGTCAGCTTCAGAGCATCCTTATCAATTTCTATGTCTTCTTTGGTTGCTATCCATTGCAGAGTATATATTATGTCTGCATCCTTCAACTTCGGAAAAAAGAATTTCTGGCACCTGGATATTATTATATGAGGCAACACATCAAGACTTGAGCAAACAAGGATGAAAACGACACGCCTAGGGGATCGATCAATGACCTTCAATATTGCACTCCAACAATCCGAAGACAAAGTATCACATTCGTCGAATATGACGACTCTGTAATGAGATTGATGCTGCGAAGTAACCATACTGTCAAGAACTTCAATTATCCCTTGAAAGTCAATGTTACTAATCGGGCCAATTTCCCTAATATTTCGATTTTTTCCCGTATTATGTGCAGCACAAGAATTGCAAAATCCACAAGGTTTTGAATGCTCTAAAGACTGGCAATTTAAAGCTCTGGAAAATATGCGGGCACAGGAGCTTTTACCAGTTCCATGGGGACCGTAAAACACATAGAGCAAACCAACCTTTCTTTTTGCAATAGCATTTGAAAGAGCCTGCACCACCAGGTTCTGACCCACCAGATCTTTGAATGTTCTAGGCATGTATTTTTGAGTGAGATTTTGATGCATATCATTGTGTTGCCTTCGAAATTTAAGTTGCTCGTGGGATCTACCTTCTGATGCAAGATCGGAGTCGATCTCCTGCTTAAGCAGATTGTCTGCAAAAATGCCCAACTCTCCTGAGTAATCATGATGCCAACCAGCACGATCGATGCTTCCTTGAGATCCAGAAGCATCAAGCAGCAGAGGCAATGCTTCCCCCTCAGATTTAGATGAACTTGAATGCTCTGACATGACGGGCATATCTGGGATATCCCTCCCTTGGGAAATAGAACCACCTCTTTTTAACCTTGTATCAGATAACCCGCAAGAAAAGCTCCTGCCAGCCATGTCAAGAAATGACTTCCCTCTGTGGTGAATGCTTGACCAGTTccaaggaataccacatccATTCCCATGAATGCCAGAGACATTTTGATCATCATGCTCTTGTGCTCCCTCTTCAATATAATATTTCTGAGGAGCTCTGCCTTGAGCAAATGAATTAGAGGCCACCGAcatttcattttgagtttcaGCTTCTTGGGCAGCAATGTAAGGCCGGTTTCTTCTAGCCCCTCGAAACCTGCGTCTTTTTGCCCTGTTCAGACTATTACCATGACTGCGAATGCTTGCTCCTGCTTCTTCAGATATTTTTCCAACCTGTTTCTGCCTTACATTGTCAACATTTCGAGATGAAGCCGCATCTTTGCATTCATCTTTAAAGTTTCTTAACTGGTCAGAAACGATCTCAAGGTGTCTATCTTGTCTGTGACCGAGATTCTTTTTGACAGTCTTGTCTCGCAATTCAGAGTTTCCAGAAACACCACCAGGGACCAAACTATTTCCATGTTGTGGGCAATCATCATGCCAAAACATTGCATCACTTTCCCTGGACTGTCTACTAGATTCTTCTCTCTTGACTCTTCTTCGTCCCCGAATCTCATCCTTGATACTACGGTTGCTCACAACTGTGGCTGACCTCTCATTATGCCTGTTAACCTGGCCAACAACTGTTTTTGACATTGACTGAGCAACAATCGGAGGGGAGCTACCTGACATTCTTCCACTATCTTTAGGCCGCTCGCTGCCAAAGGACCGTCTTGAATTGGCCAAGACATCCTTTTCCCCTCTTTTGTGACATGGATCAAATACAGAAGGAGACTGCCATGAAGGACTCGCAGAAGGATCCCTTAAAGACTTTGACCTCTGAAGGACAACAAGGTCCCTCATAAGAGCCCTATCAGTCAACATGGGACTATTCTTATGCATGTGATTCTTCAAATGAATGCAATTTGTTAGATGAACGTGATTGCGTAGATGATCGCTAATATTACCATTCACATCCTGGAGTATCCGGTCACGAACAGCCCTGGTCATGATCAGAACATAAATCGATCCACAGGAATTGTTCTTGAATTATGCCAAGAAACCATGCTCATGATTTACTAGAGTTCAAGGACTCCCGACTAGTCCCCTGGCAGATGACTTATTAAATTAACCCAATCCCTAGCGATCAAAAGCTCCATCCACCATCATTAAGCCCACAAAAATTAACTCTTTACAATTAAAACTCGCGCAGTCTATAATCACAACACAAGATCCCTAGTATTAAGACGCAAATCATTCACCGTTGGGACATCACAAATTACAGAGCAAGAACAAAACACACCTAAACGACAACAAGAAAAGGTAAATGAGTTTTTCTAACACGAAGCTCGAAAGAAAAATTATAACTTGAAAAACTCTTGCAGTGCCCGCATTTCGAACAAGAAAGCACCGTCCTTTATTCAATCTCTCACTCTTAATATCGCTCAAGCATTTCAACAAACAGGGGAAAGAAGCTTCAAAAGGGGCTGAGAATCTAGAAAATTGGTGGCCAAAATCTTAGTCACATGGACAAAATGAGAGATATCACCTGAATCTCGGAGTTAAAACACAACTGCCCACTACCGCTATACAAGCAAGCTACCCGTTACAGTCATCAAGTGTTTGCATCCTCCTACAACACCCTTTCTTCCCCACTTTAACAGACTTTCACGAGGGATTCTTTCAAGAAAACGATGGAACAAGCCTCTATTACATTTTCCGGACTAAGTTAAAATGTTCAAAAAAACAACGAACGCACACTGTTTGTGGCTCGTACATTTTGGAGTGTTGCTGGATAATCGAAAATAATGGGATTTTTATTACAGAGAGAAAGTATGAATATATAGCACGGGGGCACGGGGGGGTGGGGTGGGTTGGGGTAGATTCGTGGTATGCTATTGCTGACAGATTCACTTTCTGTTTTttggcaaaaatttatgtgagacgatctcacagatattatttgtgagacggatctctaatttggatcacccataaaagagtattactttttatgctaagagtactattttttattgtgaatatgggtattgttgacccgtctcacatattatgatccgtgagacggtctcacatgagactcactcctgTTTTTAAATCCACACAATAAACTTGTTAGGTTAaagttattaattattattattaattaaactaCCGCTCATTtactgaaatatatatatataaatattaatatatatttatatatatttgatcGTACaacaaaataattgtttttttaagCCATTTATTTGGATGGagaagagttttttttttattaattaaaccgaaaattgtaatattaaataaaattattttatatcatTTTGATTGATGTAATGTAAATAGAAAATAAAGCTAGAATTACGTGATACCATAGAAAAAATATAGGTTTGAGAAATAGTTTATTACTTTCAAAAAGTTAAGTTATGTTATATAAAAAACAGGATTTTGGTCAatgcataaatattttcaaattaaatcaatttatGATAGAAGAGACTTAAATTCTCATTTTATgaagttattttttttttcttctttattcGTTCGTTTCTGTTTCATCTGcgtaaaaatttaaattcttttaCTCAGCTCTTTAATAAGTTTTTTTCCTcgtttgattttgaatttcGAAGAATCAAACTACTAAAAGTGGGTGATAGCAAATATTTTATCGACGTGATATGTCAATGTTTTTAGTCatatgttatattatataaCGATATATACAAATTTGATATGTTGTATAGtaatcatattcagttttgtATTCATCGTCGTTAAAGTGATATTTATCTATTGAACGTAACGAATCATTAATGTGAATATCGACTCAATGATGACAAGAGTGATAGCATATCAAAATTGACAATATTAATTTGTGTGACGAAGGATCTTGGAAATAACTACATTATAGAAAAAGCTTCTGCAATTTGAAATTTGCGGGACCAAAAGGACCATCAAAATGCCGTTGAAAGAGTCAGAAGGGGGTCCGTATTTTTGTAAGGGTGGATAGGACATTGGAATTTCCATTTATTTCGCCTCCATTTTCAAATTGATTTTTATGATAATAAATTTTTTGTACGACtgtcaatttttttatacaataataaataatatttttgacataaaaataatattttttaattaaataagaaatctgtctcataaaattgatctgtgagaccgtctcaattttttttattcttttataaataataatattataaacaaaccaaacacAAATTAGAATTTTCATAACAAATTATGACGGAACATATTTAAAAT
Coding sequences:
- the LOC140838738 gene encoding protein STICHEL-like 4; translated protein: MTRAVRDRILQDVNGNISDHLRNHVHLTNCIHLKNHMHKNSPMLTDRALMRDLVVLQRSKSLRDPSASPSWQSPSVFDPCHKRGEKDVLANSRRSFGSERPKDSGRMSGSSPPIVAQSMSKTVVGQVNRHNERSATVVSNRSIKDEIRGRRRVKREESSRQSRESDAMFWHDDCPQHGNSLVPGGVSGNSELRDKTVKKNLGHRQDRHLEIVSDQLRNFKDECKDAASSRNVDNVRQKQVGKISEEAGASIRSHGNSLNRAKRRRFRGARRNRPYIAAQEAETQNEMSVASNSFAQGRAPQKYYIEEGAQEHDDQNVSGIHGNGCGIPWNWSSIHHRGKSFLDMAGRSFSCGLSDTRLKRGGSISQGRDIPDMPVMSEHSSSSKSEGEALPLLLDASGSQGSIDRAGWHHDYSGELGIFADNLLKQEIDSDLASEGRSHEQLKFRRQHNDMHQNLTQKYMPRTFKDLVGQNLVVQALSNAIAKRKVGLLYVFYGPHGTGKSSCARIFSRALNCQSLEHSKPCGFCNSCAAHNTGKNRNIREIGPISNIDFQGIIEVLDSMVTSQHQSHYRVVIFDECDTLSSDCWSAILKVIDRSPRRVVFILVCSSLDVLPHIIISRCQKFFFPKLKDADIIYTLQWIATKEDIEIDKDALKLTASRSDGSLRDAEMTLEQLSLLGQRISLCLVQELVGLISDEKLVDLLDLALSADTVNTVKNLREIMESGVEPLALMSQLATVITDILAGNYDFHKRRPKRKFFRRQILTKEDMEKLRQALKTLSEAEKQLRVSNDKMTWLTAALLQLAPDQQYIVPSSSADTSMNHSPLILNNDNLKERPRKSNAEMPAGSSGDVYQNAKGVSAEKGHVGNGMVSQQVYTTSSDKNKINKFQVQGKFHRELEEIWLEVLDKIPINSIKEFMYQEGKLISLSYGAAPTVQLLFNSQLTKSKAEKFSSYIFQAFELVLRSPVNIEIRYDTRKDIGAVPILLQASQAPSHLDLEPILFASNGIKSANHSDTRRLQDKDASSARLGRSEIVEIEASPGKYIGIKNSDEMADLDRQKNESALAGETSQKTSTNTSFPGQRKLGDRNQSLSLVRSRLSLAHVIQHTEACSQQNGWSKRKAVSIAEKLEQENLRLEPRSRRLFCWSAPTVSRRKLSRLRIRTRNPRTFLKFISCGRCLTSRSRR